The Rickettsia endosymbiont of Cantharis rufa genome segment GTGCTGATTGTTGCAAGCCCTACCGCTCCACCTAGATTACGAGTAAGATTATAAAGCCCACTAGCATTACCTACTCTTTCTTTTGGCATATTGCCAAGAGCTATATTATTAGTCGGTATAAAGCAAAACATTAATGAAATCCCTCTAACAAACTGAGGAAGCGCAAATGCAGCAAATTTAGAATCAGGTGTTAGAAAACTATTCAAATGACATCCAAGAGCAAACCCTCCAAGCCCTATAATAAGCATTATACGTAAATCTACTCCTGCCCCCATCATTCTACCAGCTAGTGGTGCAGATAAAAATTGTGCTCCACCCGTCACCATCATAGTAGCCCCGATCTGTAATGTATCATATCCGGCAATGGTAAAGAGAAATAGCGGTAATATATATACTGCCCCATATAATCCGATACCCATAACGAACGAATAAAGACAGCCGAAAGTAAAGTCTTTATAAAGAAATGTTTTTAAATCTAAAATTGGATTAATAAAGGTTAGTTCTCTAATGATTAATAAAATAAAACCTAAAGCTACTGCAATACTTAAGAATAATATTAAATTATCTTCAAGCCATCCTTTTTTGTTTCCTTCTTCTAAAACATATTGTAATAAGCCAAGCGTTAAAGCCATTAATAATATACCGAGAAAATCAAAGTTTTTCAGTAATTTATAATTTGGTTTATCAAAATCCCCGTATAAAAAAACAACGCTGCAAACAAAAATTCCTGGAATAACATTTAGTAGAAACATAAAATGCCATGACAAAATTTCTGTAATATATCCACCGAGTGTAGGTCCTAAAGTAGGTGCAACAGTTACGACAAGCCCAATCAAGATAGTAACGGTAGGACGTTGTGATGCCGGAAAAATTATAAAAACGGTACTAAATACTGTCGGTATCATAGCACCGCCAAAAAATCCCTGTAATGCTCTAAAGATAATCATGGATTCAATATTAGTTGCAAGCGAACATAGTATGCTCATAATCGTAAATCCTAAGGCTGCAATAAAATAAGAAATCTTGGTAGAAAGTAACCTTGCTAAAAAGCCGGTAATAGGAATAATGATAACTTCAGCTATTAAGTAAGATGTCTGAACCCAAGAAAGTTCGTCACTTGAAGCAGCAAGGCCAGAAGCTATTACAGATAATGAGCTAGCGACAATTTGAATATCAAGTACCGACATAAACATCCCGACAACCATACCAAAAAAAGCAAATAATTGCTTTTTAGAAAGAGCAGGCGGTTGTAAATTATCATTTGACATAATTAAATTATACAGTTTAAATTAAATAAAGTTAATAAGTAACATAAAAATATGTGTTTAAAGTAAAAAATTGTTGTACAACTTTTAATCTTTAATTAAACTATTTATTAGGATATAAGTAGACAAGACCTAATATATGGTAATCATTTTATTTATATTTAGCAAATAATAAATATCTGATTGATTTATTAAAAAATATTTACTATAGTATTAACATTTATTAACTATAACTGATTTATCAATATGCAAAATCCAGCACAAAAAGTTATATCTTTTTCAGAGCATAAATCTGATATAGAACGCATAAAGAAATCAATAGAGGAGGGGTGGGCGATAGTAAAGCTAGTACCTGATAAAGACCGTTTTATAGGGCTTTTAGAAAAGATTTCACATGCTGAAGATGAAACAATCTATATTCCTCCAAGAAAAAAGATAATAGTTAATTAATTTTTCTTTAGTTCTCAACTATTAGAGTCTATTAGATTTTAATTGAATGGCGAATTATTACATAACCCACTATTTGCGCTAGTTAGGTGATTTTTTCAAAGAAAGGAAGATAAGCTAATTCAAAACTTTAGAAATCGGTACTAAAAATGTTTCCCCCTCACATTCTATTAAAAATATACATTACAGCAAAAATTCTTGCGGTTTTACATAAAATATATTATAATAAACTTGTTAATTGAATATTAAGGAAAAATTATGTCTTATTATTATCAAATTTTAAAAATATTTCGACCATGTAATATAATAATAAATAGATTAAAACAATGTCCGTCTCACAACTTATCTGTCTTATAAATTCTTTAAAAAATTTATCATCTAATATCAGCCTTGTTGCGGCTAATCTAATATTCATTCCTATACTACTCCCCACTATCTCATATTACTATTCCCTAATTTCTTACTATCGATATTAATTCTAAGTTTAAATCATCTAATAATTAACTAATTCTTTTTTGTCTAATACTTGTTTGTTATTAACCTATTGTTAGTTTTTGTATTTGTATTTAAAGAAAATAATTAACAATTTATTCTGAGGAAATAATGTCATCTTTATTATTAAACCATCCCATGGTATGTCATGAGCAATGGGAAAATTTTACTTCAATAGATCACAAGATTTGGAGCATATTATTTGGAAGGCATACTAAGCTATTAAAAAACAGAGCTGCAAATGAAATAATAGAGGGAATAGAAAAATTGCAAATTTGTAATAATCAAATACCTAAATTTTCAGAACTTAATAGGATATTAATGAAAGAAACTAATTTTTCTATAATACCGGTAAAAGGTTTTATTCCCGAAGATTTATTTTTTAGATTTTTAGCAGAGCGTAAATTTCCCTCTACTTGCTTTATTCGCAAATCGCATCAGCTTGATTATTTGGAAAAACCTGATATATTTCATGATGTTTTTGGTCATGTACCGCTACTTGTAAATCCTATATTTGCAGATTTTATGCAGCAATTTGGATTAAGAGGTTTAGAAGCGATTGAAGCAAATATGCTTGAATATGCGGCGGCATTATATTGGTTTACTGTTGAGTTTGGACTAATGCAATCAAATAATGGATTACGTATATATGGAGCCGGTATTATTTCATCAAAAGGCGAATCAATTTACTCTTTGGATTCGGAAATTCCTGTGCGCTTGGAATTTAATTTAGAAAAAGCAATAAAAACACATTATGATATAGATTCCTTTCAGAAAACATACTTTGTAATAAAAAGTTTTCAGGAATTATTTGATGTGCTAAATCATCTCAATTGGGAAGAAGTACGCAGCAGATTAACAAATTAAAAATTAGGTTTATTATGACAACAATATGTTCGTTAAGCGAAAAAAAATGTATTCCGTGTGAGGGTGGGGTTCCGCCGCTTGAGAAAAAAGAAATTGATAAGTTACTAGCGGAGCTACAGAATGATTGGCAAGTAGATGAATTGGGGCATCTTTATAGAAAATATAAATTTCCTAATTTTATAAAAGCTATGAAATTTGCAAATAAAATAGCTGAAACTGCCGAGAAGGAAGCTCATCATCCGGATTTAACTATATCTTGGGGCGCATGTGGTGTAGAAATATGGACTCATAAAATTAACGGTCTTACGGAAAGTGACTTTATATTAGCAGCAAAGATAGATGCAACATATCAAACTTTACTTACTTACTAACAGACCCTTATAAATTTGTATTTAGAAAATGGTGCCAATGCGGGGATTTGAACCCCAGACCTACGCATTACGAATGCGTCGCTCTACCAGCTGAGCTACATCGGCTGAAATGTAGTTATGCTATTTGGGATATGTCATTCCTGTGAGGTATTGTTGCGTGGACCGGTTTTCCGTCATTGCGAGGAGAATTGCGTAGTAATTAGACAAAGCAATCCAGCAAAAAATTTTGTAAATCAAAATTTTTAATTATTTTTTGGATTGCCACGTCGCTTTGCTTCTCGCAATGACAATTTGGCATCCATGCAACAACGCAGACAAGTCACAAGGTGACAATGAAGCGTCTTTATAAATGCGTCGAAAACCTTAAATGGAAATGCTGCGTATCGTCATATTTCTTCTTCTTAACCGGGAAGCCCCAATCCATTCTGATCGGTGCAAAACGTGTTACCCAAATAAAGCCAAAACCAATAGAAGCTCTAAGCGATTTATCATTGTAAAAGCCGTTTGGAGTTTGATATTGTTTCTTATTTAAACCTACTCCCCATACACTTCCTAAATCCATAAAGACCGCACCCGTTAAATTAAACTCTTCAGGTACAGGAGTTGGGAAATTAAGCTCTGTTGAAAATGTATAATATCGCTCCCCACCAAGTCCTTCATTAGTGACCTTTTCTCGAGGTCCAACTCCACCGCTTGCAAAGCCTCTTAAACTATAATCACCTAAATTAAAACGATCGGAAATTCTAATAATTTTTCCGCCAAGGCCTGCAATATCACCACCGGAAGCGGATAAGTTTAAAATAAGTTTGTTATGTATGAAAGATTTATAATATTTACCTTCAACTTCATGTTTTATATATTTGTTATCACCTCCGACACCGGCGAATTCTTGGGTGCCACTTACTAAATAACCGTTCTTTGGTACAATTCTGTTATCCCTTTGATCATAGGTAATAGTATGTCCTATAGCAGAAGTAATGAATTTTCCCATTTGCTCATTTAAGAATATTGAACTTGATGGAGATGGTGCACTTAAAATATCACGTTTGATTAAATAATCTATTTCGTGATCTAAATCCTCTTTAATTTCATAACCAAGAGAAGTTTTTACTCCTATAGAGTGTAACTTATAGCTTTGATCGGTCGTATTTAATACACTAGCACCGCGTCCAGTATAGTTTCTAAATGTATTTACACCAAGTGATAAATCACGATCTAAAAAGTGAGGCTCAGTGATACCGCCGTAATAGCTTGTACTGTTTTTACTTACTTGTACACCGGCATTAAGCAGTTTACTGGTACCGACTAAATTGCGCTCTAGGAAAGAGAAACGTCCAAATAGGCCGCCGGCAGTATTATATCCTAAATCAAAGCCTATAGAAGAAGTAGATTTTTCATCAACTTCAACATTGACGTCATATTTATCTTTTGCTTTAGTCGGAGCTAAGCTAATTGCTACTTTCTCAAAATAATCTAAATTTCTAAGATTACGCTCACCTTTTTCAATATATGAACGGTTAATTATGTCACCTTCTTCTGTTTTAAACTCCCTTCTTATAACATGATCTTCAGTTTTAAGGTTATTAATAATATTAATTTTATTAATATAAACTCTATCGGCTTTCTCAATAATAAATTTAATATCTGCAGTATGATTAGCATTTTTCATTATATCCGGATAAACATTTACTGCAGGGTAACCGTTTGCTGTAAAATATTCTCCGATTTTTTTAGCTATATCATCAATCGTTTTCATATTGAAAACCTTGTCTTGTCTGATATTAACAATTTTATTAAGCGGTGTTATATTTATATTAGTTAATTTATTGTCTATCGTAACATTACCGAAGCTATATTTTTCTCCCTCTTCAATAGAATATGTAAGGGTGAAATATTCTTTAGTATTATTGAGCTCTACCGATGCCGAAATTACTCTAAAATCTGCAAAACCTACGGATTGATAAAATTCTCTTAGTAATTCTTTATCATACTCCACTCTATCAGGATCGTAAGTATCGTTACTTTCTAAAAAACGAAACCAACGAGATTCTTTAGTTAAAACAATAGATTTGAGTTCTGAATCGCTATAATTTTCATTACCGCTAAAATAAATATATTTAATACCGGTTTTCGGTCCTTCTGCGATATCAAAAATAACCTTAACTCTGTTATTTTCTAAATTCTCAATTTTAGGTGTTACCGTAGTAGAAAAACGTCCGCTACGTTTATAAATTTCTAATATTTTCTTTACATCTAATTCCATTTTAGCCTGGCTAAGAGATTCGCCAGACATTGTATAAATTTCTTTAGCGAGCATATTAGTTTTGATTTTAGAATTACCGCTAAATACTACGCTACTTATAAAAGGCGTTTCAGTAACGCCCACTATTAAATTACCGTCATTTGTTATATACATATTTATATTTCTAAAAAGCGAGGTGGCATATAAACGTTTTATTGCCTCATCTTCTTTAGAACTATTATAAGTTTCTCCTACTTTAAGCTTTAAATAGCTTTCAACAGTAGAACGTTCAACCCTATGGTTACCTTCGATAGTTATTTTACGAATTACAGAGTCAGCTAATGAAATATGATAATAAAAAATTGTTAATAATAAAATTGTTAACTTATTAATTGATTTGATTTTCACTTAAAACCTTCTTTAAGATTTAATTTAGATTTCTAATGTTTAAATACGAAGTCATCCCGTGGCCTGACCGCGGTATCCAAAAAAAACAATACTAATAATCTTGATATTTCTAACTGGATCCCGTGGTCAAGCCACGGAATGACAGATGCATTTAAACATAATTAATGTACTCCACTATAGTGGATAATATTAGTCAGAGCAAGTAAATCTATTATAATACCGCTAAGAAAATAAATTTTGTATATCGTTGGAAACAGAGATTATAATAAGGAAAATTATTATTGCCGCTCCTAATTGTAACAAAATATTTTTAGTTTTAGGATTCGGTAATTTACCGGTAATTGCTTCATAGAGTATAAATACTAAATATCCTCCGTCAAGGACCGGTATAGGTAGTAAGTTAAGTAACCCTAAATTAACAGAAAGCATTGCTATAAATAGCAGATACATTTCAACCCCCTTCGCTATAGATTTTCCCGATTCTTTAGCAATAGCTACCGGCCCTCCTATCTCATCAAGCGAACGTTTTCCTATAATCATTTGCGATATTGCTTTTAGGGTTAAAGCTGACATATCTGTAGTAGCATTAATAGCTTCCCAAAATCCTTCTAAAATTCCTATTTTTGTATGAATAAATTCATTTTTAGCTACAATACCAATACGGGGGGTTTTCTTAACTTTCTTTTCTTCAGGATGCGATATAATTATTTCTTCAGGCATTATATTAACGGTAAATTCCTCGCTTTTTCTTTCTATAGTTAAAGTAGAAGAACTAAAGCCGCTAATTAATATTTCTTGTTGTACATCACTAAAATTTTTAACCGATTTATTATTGGCCTTAATAATTTTATCTCCTTCTCGTAATCCTGCTCTCTCTGCCGGTGACGAAGCTATTACCTCGCCTATTATAGGAGGAATCTCCGTTTTTCCAAAGCAGCAATAAAAACCTGCAAATATTATTATGGCAAGTAAGTAATTAATTAACGGCCCTGCCGCAACTATTAAAAAACGTTCTAAACAAGATTTAGTATAAAAAGCTACTTTTTCGTTAACTTCTTTAGTCTTACCCATAAGGCTACAATCATATCCGTAAATCTTGACATAGCCGCCAAGCGGTACAAGGCAAATCTTCCATCTAACTCCTTTTCTGTCGGTAATACCTATCAGTTCTTTACCAAAACCTATTGAAAATTCTTCAATTTTTACATTAAAATATCTAGCGACGCAGTAATGCCCAAGTTCATGGATAAACACTAAGATACTAATGGTTATAATAAATCCGATTATAGGTAGCATAAAATTTTTATTAATTTACAAGTATATTTGTATACAAGTTTATGAGTATACAAGTAAGTAGTTTTAAAGTATAATTTAGTAATCTTAAACTTTTTTTCTGTATTATGAGTTCAAATAAAATTAATAAAAAGTCGATTGCACGTATTGCAGCAGTGCAGGCTATTTATCAAAACATATTGCAAAATAACGAGGATATGGATGATATCATGCAAAATGTACTTTCTTTTTATCAAAATGATAGTTCTATAACAAATTTACCGGACAATTTAAAAATATCATTAAGTATAAGTCATTTTAAAATGCTGGTAAAGTCAGTATTTGAAAA includes the following:
- a CDS encoding DHA2 family efflux MFS transporter permease subunit codes for the protein MSNDNLQPPALSKKQLFAFFGMVVGMFMSVLDIQIVASSLSVIASGLAASSDELSWVQTSYLIAEVIIIPITGFLARLLSTKISYFIAALGFTIMSILCSLATNIESMIIFRALQGFFGGAMIPTVFSTVFIIFPASQRPTVTILIGLVVTVAPTLGPTLGGYITEILSWHFMFLLNVIPGIFVCSVVFLYGDFDKPNYKLLKNFDFLGILLMALTLGLLQYVLEEGNKKGWLEDNLILFLSIAVALGFILLIIRELTFINPILDLKTFLYKDFTFGCLYSFVMGIGLYGAVYILPLFLFTIAGYDTLQIGATMMVTGGAQFLSAPLAGRMMGAGVDLRIMLIIGLGGFALGCHLNSFLTPDSKFAAFALPQFVRGISLMFCFIPTNNIALGNMPKERVGNASGLYNLTRNLGGAVGLATISTILTNDTKTFMQYLSENISSTSIMALEQLDSYTELLSGKVLNPEQASYLLLVSKLNNDAFVIAINNIFNMIGLLFVLIMLLIPFTSNIKLTGNVNAH
- a CDS encoding DUF2674 domain-containing protein, which codes for MQNPAQKVISFSEHKSDIERIKKSIEEGWAIVKLVPDKDRFIGLLEKISHAEDETIYIPPRKKIIVN
- a CDS encoding phenylalanine 4-monooxygenase, whose product is MSSLLLNHPMVCHEQWENFTSIDHKIWSILFGRHTKLLKNRAANEIIEGIEKLQICNNQIPKFSELNRILMKETNFSIIPVKGFIPEDLFFRFLAERKFPSTCFIRKSHQLDYLEKPDIFHDVFGHVPLLVNPIFADFMQQFGLRGLEAIEANMLEYAAALYWFTVEFGLMQSNNGLRIYGAGIISSKGESIYSLDSEIPVRLEFNLEKAIKTHYDIDSFQKTYFVIKSFQELFDVLNHLNWEEVRSRLTN
- a CDS encoding 4a-hydroxytetrahydrobiopterin dehydratase yields the protein MTTICSLSEKKCIPCEGGVPPLEKKEIDKLLAELQNDWQVDELGHLYRKYKFPNFIKAMKFANKIAETAEKEAHHPDLTISWGACGVEIWTHKINGLTESDFILAAKIDATYQTLLTY
- the bamA gene encoding outer membrane protein assembly factor BamA; the protein is MKIKSINKLTILLLTIFYYHISLADSVIRKITIEGNHRVERSTVESYLKLKVGETYNSSKEDEAIKRLYATSLFRNINMYITNDGNLIVGVTETPFISSVVFSGNSKIKTNMLAKEIYTMSGESLSQAKMELDVKKILEIYKRSGRFSTTVTPKIENLENNRVKVIFDIAEGPKTGIKYIYFSGNENYSDSELKSIVLTKESRWFRFLESNDTYDPDRVEYDKELLREFYQSVGFADFRVISASVELNNTKEYFTLTYSIEEGEKYSFGNVTIDNKLTNINITPLNKIVNIRQDKVFNMKTIDDIAKKIGEYFTANGYPAVNVYPDIMKNANHTADIKFIIEKADRVYINKINIINNLKTEDHVIRREFKTEEGDIINRSYIEKGERNLRNLDYFEKVAISLAPTKAKDKYDVNVEVDEKSTSSIGFDLGYNTAGGLFGRFSFLERNLVGTSKLLNAGVQVSKNSTSYYGGITEPHFLDRDLSLGVNTFRNYTGRGASVLNTTDQSYKLHSIGVKTSLGYEIKEDLDHEIDYLIKRDILSAPSPSSSIFLNEQMGKFITSAIGHTITYDQRDNRIVPKNGYLVSGTQEFAGVGGDNKYIKHEVEGKYYKSFIHNKLILNLSASGGDIAGLGGKIIRISDRFNLGDYSLRGFASGGVGPREKVTNEGLGGERYYTFSTELNFPTPVPEEFNLTGAVFMDLGSVWGVGLNKKQYQTPNGFYNDKSLRASIGFGFIWVTRFAPIRMDWGFPVKKKKYDDTQHFHLRFSTHL
- the rseP gene encoding RIP metalloprotease RseP, which encodes MLPIIGFIITISILVFIHELGHYCVARYFNVKIEEFSIGFGKELIGITDRKGVRWKICLVPLGGYVKIYGYDCSLMGKTKEVNEKVAFYTKSCLERFLIVAAGPLINYLLAIIIFAGFYCCFGKTEIPPIIGEVIASSPAERAGLREGDKIIKANNKSVKNFSDVQQEILISGFSSSTLTIERKSEEFTVNIMPEEIIISHPEEKKVKKTPRIGIVAKNEFIHTKIGILEGFWEAINATTDMSALTLKAISQMIIGKRSLDEIGGPVAIAKESGKSIAKGVEMYLLFIAMLSVNLGLLNLLPIPVLDGGYLVFILYEAITGKLPNPKTKNILLQLGAAIIIFLIIISVSNDIQNLFS